A stretch of DNA from Synechococcus sp. JA-3-3Ab:
CGACCCGGCTGGCCGGCGTTCATAATACCGGCGCTGCCCAAGTCACCGCTGGCATAGTCACTGCTGGCATTTCTGTTGCGCCAGCTGGTTAGGTAGCTATCAAAAGTGCCCAAGGGCGGGCGGGCAATGGCATCCTCCCGTACCGCATCTTCCCGGAAGGCGTAGAAAATGCCACCCTCGCGGCCTTCTTGCACACCGGCAGGCAGCCAAGTATCTCGCCAAGTATCTCCGTTGATCAACCCGTTGGCCTGTCCGTTGACGTTGTTGGTCAGCAGGGCCAGGTCGATGTTGAGGGTCCGCACCGCCATTGCCTCGCGGCCATCGTAAAAGACAGAATCTTTAAAGGGCACGCGGTAGCACTGGTTGCCAATCCGAATGAGATCAAATTGGTTGCTATTGGGGCCAGCAGCAGTGCAATTGGCTGGGGCATAGGGCAAAGCCCAGTTGCCAATTCCAGAACGGGGCTCCAGAGCAACCTCGTTTAAGTTGGTTACAGCCTGATAGCTGACTGTGCTCGGAAGGAAGGAGTAAGCGCTGCGCCGCTCCGTTTCCAGGGTATCCGTCTGGTTGAAACTGGTGGTCGGGAAGATGTAGCGCAGCGGCAGATAAAACCGATTGGCCGCCTCTCGGTTCCCAGCTCGGCTGGCTTGAATGTCGTTCCAGAGGGTTTGAGCCGCTGGATCCCCGGCATTGGCGGCCGCCTCAATGCGGAGCATGTTGTCGGCCAGCATGCCCAACATGCAGCCTGCCGTTTGCAGTGTCGATTGATCCGCCAAGCTGAGGTTTGTCGGGTTTTCAATGATTCGCCGCAGCTCCGAGAAGTTGCCAAAAGCCGTAATAAACGGATCCGGGTGAATGCGGCCCGCTTGTTGCTTGGGTGGATAGGCCCCGTCAGGATCGCCGGCAAAATTGGCCAGGTTGGTGAGGGCCGTCCACAAGGAGGTGCCCGGAGCTAGCCGAGCCTGCATCGGGGTTGGGTCATACTCCCAAACGTTGGTGCCCTCTCCAGTAAAGAAGTTGATGCCCAGTTGAGTACGCTGGTCGCCGGTAGGGAAGGTGGAAGCCCGCTGCAAGCTCCAGGGAGAGCCGGGGTGGGCTACCGTGGCCAGGCAAGCAATGGGGAAGCGCCCATCTCGGTGGCTGTAGTGGTAAACGGCTGTAGCCTGCACCGCCGCTGGGTTATCTCGCAGGGTTAGCCGTTGCCGCGCCTCGTTGCTGATGAAAATGGCCTGTAACTTGGTGGGATCGTTGGGATCCCCAGGCAGCACCAAAGGCAAAGGCAAAGAATCGGTGCGGGTTAGCTCCAGCCGCTGGCCCACGATCACCCGCAGACCTTCCACACGGGCCCGCCGCTCCCAATAGCCATCCAAGCCCACCTCGGAAAGGGCGCCTGGGGGTGGGTTGTCCTCGGTTAGAGATTCCCCCTGGTTGTTCCTGGCATCGGGAGGAATGGGATCACCGGCCTTAGCACGATACCTTTGCGCAAAGGTGTCCACGTCGCAGCCTCTCTGCGGGTCAGGAGTTACAGGCGGACGGTCGTAGCTGGCTTTGGGGCCAAAGCGGTTGTCAGCCCGATAGACATCGTCTACATAGGGAGGGCAGACCTGGTCGGCACCAGCCTGAAAACCACCGGCCTTGATCCGCCCAGGGCTGCGAGGGTTCTTGGCGTTGAGAGGAGATTTTGCCCATTCTCCTGCATCTTGCTGGTAATTCCCTCGGGGGCGGATGCGGCCAAAAAGGTGCAGCTCCAGCGGATCCAGGGCCACACTTTCCGGCTCTACCCCGTTTTGCACCGAGTCAGAGTTCAGGTTGTTTAGCTTAGGAGGCGGCTCGTTGGGCGGCACATCCGCCACGCCAGGGTGGGCATCGAAACTGAGAGAGTCGCTCACCCGCTGGCCGGCGTAGCCAATGGCTCCTGCCACCAGCTCCCCGAAGGCCGTAATCTCCGAGTTATCTGCAGGCATGTAGAAGCAGGATTCCTGGGAGCTGATCAGGAAAGCCCGGAACAAGTTGTTGGGGGCATAGCGGAAAAAGAGGCTGCCGCCGGCGTAGATGGCGCCGTTCCAGTTGTAGCCGGGGGTGAAAAAGAACTCTACATCGCCGCGGCTAAAGATCCCCCACTTGTTGAGCAGATCGCGCTTGCGATCCTGCTGGAATTGCAAAGCCGAGATGGCGCGGGTGGTGGAGTCGGCCCCTTGAATGGGCAAGGTGACCGCGAAGACCTGGAAAGGCTTGTACAGCGCCGATCCCACCTGGAACCAGTCTCCCACGTTGGGGTTGATCGTCTGCTGAAGGGGGTTATCGTTGCAGCCAGCCAAGGCCGAGCCCTGCAGGGGGCCACTGCGGATCATCAGGCGCCGCGCCCGCTCCGTATCCGTTAGCCGGCTGTCCTCAAAGTCCCTGCCGCCGGCCCGACGGGTGTTGAGAATGGTGTAGGCAGTTACGGAGTCGTCGACGCCGTTGTTGTCGGTGTCCACCAAAAACCACCAGGCCGGCGCCCGCACCGGCACGGGCAGGGTTTGCCCGGGGTTGTTGGGATCCTCTACCTCGATGTTGGTTGTAATTACGAACTGGGTTTCATCGGGGAGGATGTAGGGATCGTTCTCATCCCGCGGGATCAGCTCTCCCGCCCCATCGTTAATCAAAGCCTCAACCAATTGGGCATCGGTGGGGTTGCTTGCGGGCAGGCGGGGATCGCGTATCAGGTAGTCGATCTTGGCCCGTGCCCGGTCGATGGCGGCGTTCAGTTGCCGGCTAACCGTCTGCCCCGCCCGTTCCACCTGGGTTTGGATGTTGCGCTGGGTGGAGCGGGTCAGCAGGCCCACCGTGACCAAGCTCAACACCAGCACAATTAAGATGGCGACCGGCAGCACAAAGCCGCGCTCGCGGATCCTGCGCCGATCCACCGGGATCTTCAGAGAGCTGAGCAGGCGCAGGGCAAGTTTGAGCAACAGCGGGGAAGGAGCAGACATGGCTGTATCCCGGAGTAGGCGAGTGCCAAGATAGCAACAGTATGCAAGGGATCCCGAGTCTCAGACATCCCCACGGGTGGGGGGAAGGGACAGCCTGCTCTTTTCAGGATTCCCAAGCTTTTACAAAATCCCCAGTTGCTGCGCCTTGAGCAGGGCGGTGACACGGTCGCTAGCATCCAGCTTGCGGTAGGCGGCGCTGGCGTACTCTTTGACGGTTTCGATGCTCAGGCCCAGACGGCGGGCGATCTGTTTGTTGGCCAAGCCCTCTTTCATCAGTTGCAGCACACACAGCTCGCGGGGGGTGAGCTTGGGCAGCTCCTGTCGGGCAGGCAGCCAGTCTCGTTCGGGGTTGGACAAAATCTGACGGATGACGCGGGCCAATTCCGCCGGGTCGGTCTCTTTGGAAAGGTAGCCTTTGGCCCCGGCGCGGCGGGCTGCCTCAATCAGACCCGGCTCCTGAAAGGTGGTCATCATCACCACCACCACCGGCAGGCCCAGCTCGACAATCTGCTGGCAGGCCAGGATCCCGTCTCCATCCGGCATGCGCACATCCAAAAGGGCCACCTCGACGGGGCAACGGCGGCAGTACTCAACGGCCTGGGATCCCGTCTCGGCTTCGGCCACCACCTCAAATCCTTGCGCTTGCAGGGCAAACTTTAGCCCCAGCCGAAACAGGGGATGGTCGTCGGCAATCAGAACCCGGACAGGGGAACTCATGGCAGGGGATCCCGGCCTATGAGAGGGCTAAGCTTAATCTGCCCAAAAGAGGGAGCTAGCCCTCACCCCCAGCCCCTCTCCCTCAGGGACAGGGGAGCTAGTTTTTCACAAAGACCATGCCGCGGGCGCCGGGGTTCAGGGTGGGATCCAGTTGGGTTTGGGCGTTGTAGAGGGCGCCTGTCAGATCGGCTGCTTCCAAAAAAGCGCCGCGCAGGTCGGCCCCGCGCAGATCGGCCTGGCGCAGGTTGGCTCCTGTGAGGTCGGCACCGACGAGGACGGCCCCGCGCAAGTCGGCGCCGCTGAGGTTGGCCACCTGCAGGTTGGCGCCGGTGAGATTGGTCTGCTGCAGGTTGGTCTGGCTGAGATCGGCTTCCCACAGAAAGGCCCCGCCCTGATCCGAGCCGCGCAAGTTGGCGCCGCGCAAATCGGCCAAGTTGAGGATCGCCTGAGAGAGGTCGGCAGCTTGCAGGTTGGCCTGCCTGAGGATGGCTTCTTTCAGGTTGGCGCCGCTCAAATCCACTCCCGGCAGCTCGGCTCCCGTCAGATCGCAGGCGGGGCAATCTTTGCTGGGGGCAACAACCTGGGATCGGCCCAGTTGGGCATCCAGCTCCAGTTGGGCAAAAACAGGAAGTGCCGCGATCCCGACCACCCCGCCGAGGAGACCGACCCAGCACTGGGACCATGCCATTTTTTTCACGGGGATCCCTCCTGGCTGACCCTCACCCCCGGCCCCTCTCCCAGAGGGAGAGGGGAGCTGGAGATCAACCTAGAACTATAGCCGTTGGCGGGAGATACGCCATCAAGTCTCAACCCGGCCTGGAGGCGGCTGGCAGCGGGGGCAAAAGTGGGCCGAGCGGCCCGAGAGCTTACTCCGCTGAATGGGGGTGCCACAGAGGCGACAGGGATCCCCTTCTCGACCGTACACCCACGCCTGCCCCTGGTAGTTGCCGTTGAGCCCACGCAGATCCCGGTAATCCCGCAGGGTGGTGCCCCGCTGCTCCAGCCCGGCCCGTAACACCTGGATCAGGCTTTCTCGCAGGCGGCTCTTGGCAGCGTCGGAAAGCTGCGCGGCGGGTGTTGAGGGGTGGATGCCGCTCAGAAACAGGGCCTCGTCGGCGTAGATGTTGCCCACCCCCGCCACCAGCGACTGATCCAGCAAGGCGGCTTTGATGGGGCGGCGGCTCTTCTGCAAGGCAGCTTGGAAATAGGCCTCGGAAAAGGCCGGCGAAAGCGGCTCCGGCCCCAAGCTCTGCAGGGCAGGGATCACCGTCTCCGGCTCCACCCCGGCGGGCACCAGCCACATCTGGCCAAAGGTGCGCAGATCAACAAAGCGCAGCTCCCACCCCTGCTCCAAATGCAGCCGGACGCGAGTGTGGATCGGCAAAGGCGCGGATCCCTGAACCCAGAGCAGTTGCCCGGTCATGCGCAGATGCACGCCCAGAACCGCTCCAGAGTCCAGGGATCCCAGAAGATATTTGCCTCGCCGCTGCCACTGGGTCAAACAGCTGCCTGCCAGCCCCTGCGCAAACTCGTCTTTGCCGGGGTAGGCCACGGTGCGAGGGAGAAGCACCTCCACCGACAGGATGCACAGACCCAGGGTGAGGCGCTGCAGATCCCGCCTGACGGTTTCAACTTCCGGCAGCTCGGGCACAGGAAGAGGAAGCCAAAGAGCTTGGTTGAGTTGGCAGGGGCAGCCTTAGCTGGAAGCTTTGGCTTTGGGCTTGGGCTCCTCCACCACTTCCAGCTCATCTTCGCGGAAGTTGTTGGTGTTGATGTTGTAGTAGTTGATCTTGTCGAAGCGGACGATCACCGGGTAGAGAATGCCGCTGGTATCCACCGCCGCAACCGTTCCCACATCCCGATACCAGTAGGATTCTTTCCGCAACACCCGGACTTTGGCACCACGCTGAATCGCCATAGAGGTTCTCTCCATTGACCTGCCCTTCAGATTACCCTAGTCCGTGAGAAGGCTGCGATTTCCGAATTTTTGTAACGGGGATCCCTGTGGCTTCCCTGCAGGTGGGAATCTTCTGGACGCTGGTGCCGCCCCTGCGTTAGGGCAAAGCCCAGCCCCCAAGGCTGCCACTCCCCTGCTGCCGTCGGAAGCGGCTGGTGTTGCGATGTGAAGAAATGCAAACTATACTGAAGGGCAGGTGCTCCTCTTGTAGCCCTTCCCAAGCCCTAACTGGAGGTTTCCATGTCCAACCCCAACTTGTCTGAGCCCAAGTTTGGCTTTAACGAATATGCCGAGCGTCTCAACGGCCGCGCGGCCATGATCGGCTTTGTGTTGGCCATTGTCATCGAAGCGGTGACGGGCCAAGGCGTCGCCTCCTGGCTGGGCCTGATCTAGAAAACTCAGCTTGCCGCGCTATGGAGTCGCTCCCGAAGCGGTAAACGCGAGATTATGGGATCCCTGTGAGCAGAGAGGCAAGCTTGAAAGCCCTGCTCTCTCTGTTTTTTGTTGAGTTGAGGAAAAGCTTTGTTCTGGGGTCTGCCGGCCGGCAGGCCCTCATTCACAGAAAACATACCCGCACCCCTACCCCAATCCTTGCAGGAAAAGCGAAACCGGTTGCGCTCTCCCAACCCTCCTCTCCCTCTGGGAGAGGGACCGGGGGTGAAGGTCAACTGATCCCTTCCTGGCGTTTGGCAATGGGCATGCGCCAGCCGGTGCCAAAGGCGCGATCGGTCACGCGCAGGCCAGGGGGAGCCTGGTGGCGCTTGAACTCGGCACTCTGCACCAGGTGCAGCACCTGCTGCACCGTGTCAGGTTCAAACCCCTGGGCCACCAGCTCACCGGCCGACTGGTGCTGTTCGATGTGCCGCTGGAGGATAGCGTCCAGCAAGTCGTAGGGAGGCAGGCTATCGCTATCTTTCTGGCCAGGTCGCAGCTCTGCTGAGGGGGGCTTGGTGAGGATGGGGAGGGGAATCCGTTCCTGGTGGCGGTTGATCCAGCGGGCCAGGCGGTAGACCCAGGTTTTGGGCACATCGGAAATCACGGCCAGGCCACCGGACATATCCCCGTAGATGGTGCAGTAGCCCACCGCCAGCTCCGACTTGTTGCCCGTGGTCAAGAGCAGCCGGCCAAACTTGTTGGAGAGGGCCATGAGCAAGGTGCCGCGGATGCGCGACTGCAGGTTCTCTTCCGTGATGTCGGGGGGCAGGCCAGCGAAGGGCTCAGCCAGGAGGTGCTGGTAGCTCTCCATAATCGACTGGATGGGCAGCTTCAGGGTCGGGATCCCCAGGTTTTGCGCCAGTTGGTAGGCGTCCGTCAGGCTGCCGGGACTGGAATAGGGAGAGGGCATGAGCACCCCCAGCACCCGCTCTGGCCCCAAGGCGTCGGCGGCAATGACGGCAGTAACAGCCGAGTCAATCCCTCCCGACAGGCCCAGCAACACCTCGCGAAAGCCACATTTGCTGACGTAGTCGCGGGTGCCCAAAACCAGCGCCTCGTAGAGCTCCGCTTCCGGCTCCGCTGGCCAGCGGGATCCCTGAACTTCCGGGCCTTCCTCAGGAGGGTGAACCAGCGCCTCCACATCTACCATCAGGCAGTCCGGCTGAAAGGCAGCGGCTTGGGCCACCACCCGGCCCCGGCAGTCTAGGGCGCAACTGGCCCCGTCGAAAATGAGGTCGTCGTTGCCCCCCACCTGGTTGACATAGAGGATGGGCAGGGCGTGCTTGCGGGCCAGGGATCCCAGCATCTGCACCCGCAATTTTTGCTTGCCCAGGCTAAAGGGAGAGGCCGACAGGTTGATCAGCACATCGGCGCCGCAGCGGGCCATCTCTTCCACCGGATCCCGGTGGTAGCGGCGGTGTTGCCAAAAGTCGCGGTCGTTCCAGATGTCTTCACAGATGGTGAAGCCCACTCGGCGGCTACGGTACTCAATGGGCTGGGGCGGGGATCCCGGCTCAAAGTAGCGGTCTTCGTCGAAGACATCGTAGGTGGGCAGGAGCGACTTCTGGAACCAGTGGCGGATCTGCCCCCCTTCCAGCCAGGCCGCGGCGTTGTAGAGGGGTCGCCCCTCCGGCAGCGGGTTGGGCTGCACGGATCCCACCACCACCGGAATGCTCTCCCGCAGCCGGGCCGCCAACTGCTGCAAAACTTGGCCTACCCTCTCAATCAGGGCCGGGTAGAGCAACAGATCCCGGGGCGGGTACCCCAACAGGGCCAGCTCAGAAGTAATGGCCAGCTCCGCTCCTGCCGCTGCCACCGCCTCGACCGCCGCACGGATGCGCTCGGCATTGCCGCTGAGATCGCCAACGGTATAGTTGAGTTGCAACAGCGCTACCTTCACTTGGCCCCCTTGGCCGAGAATGGCGGACTCCACGATGATAGGCCAGCTCAGGTCGTTCGGCTTGCCCACAGGCGGGTCGGCTACTCCGCTGTTGCTGGCAACTCTGTTTCGGCTTCTGGATGGAAGTAGCGGTAGATCTGGCGGGCCAGCTTGGGGCCAATGCCTGGCACCTGGGCCAACTGCTCTTCCGTAGCCACTTGAATGCGGGCAAGGGAGCGAAACGCCTCCATGAGCAGCTTTTGCCGCTGCTTGCCTAGACCAGGGATCTCCTCCAGAACCGAAGCCTGTTGGCGTAGTTTCCGCTGCTGGCGATGGTAGGCAAGGGCAAAGCGGTGGGCCTCATCCCGCAGACGCTGCAACAGCAGGCGGGCCGGATCCTGGGGCGGCAGCCGCAGCGGCTCAGGATCCCCAGGCCGAAAGATCTCCTCTTCCCGCTTGGCCAGGGCAAAGACCGGCAGGTGATCCAGCCCCAGCTCTGCCAAGACGGCCATCACTGCTGCCAGTTGCCCCTTGCCCCCGTCGATGAGCACCAAGTCCGGCTGATCCTCGGAAGTCATCTTGCTGAAGCGACGCCGCGCCACCTCGGCATGGCTGGCAAAGTCGTCGGAGTGGCCAGGCCGCACCTGGGGGTTGCGAATCTTGTAGCGGCGGTAGTGTTGCTTGGCCGGCAGGCCATCGATAAACACCACCTGGCTGCCCACAGCGTCGGATCCCTGGATGTGGGAGATGTCGTAGGCTTCTAGGCGACGGGGCGGCTCTGGCAGATCCAAAACTTCCGCCAAGCGCTCCAGCGCTGCTGCCTCCCGCTCCGCCAGGCGCTGGCTGCGGGCTAGCTCTAGCTGGGCGTTCCGCTCCACCAGTTCGATTAGCTCGGCTTTGCTCTGCCGCTGCGGGGCAAGGAGGCTGACCTTGCGCCCCTTTTTCTGGCTCAGCCAAGATTCCAAAAAATCGCGATCCGGCAACTCATACTGGGTCAAAATCTCGGAGGGAATTTCCACCGGGTCGCAATATTGGTAATGTTCCTGCAAAACCCGCTGCAAAATAAGAGCCGGGTCGTCGCCGCGGTTTTCGGCCACAAACCCTAGCCGTCCCACCAACTTGCCCGCCCGCACCTGAAACAACTGGATGCAAGCCCGCGAGTCGTTCATGGCCAAAGCTATGGCATCGCGGCTGGCGGTAGAGTTGGGCAAAGAGACCTTCTGGGATTGGCCCAGTTGCTCTAGGCCGCGGATTTGATCCCGATAGCGCGCCGCCGCCTCATAGTTTTCTTGCTGCGCTGCCTGGGCCATTTTCTCCTTCAACTCACGGATAAGCTCGTCCGTCTGGCCTTGGAAGATCATCGCCACTTGAGCAACGGTCTTGCGATACGCTTCCGGGCTAATCAAGCCCTGACAGACACCAGGGCAACGCCCGATGTCATAGTTCAAACAGGGGCGGTCCTTGTAAAGCGGCTTGGGGCGCTGGCGCAAGGGAAAAATGCGCTTTACCAGACCGAGGGTGTAACGCAGCAGGCCCACATCGGTATAGGGCCCGTAGTACTTATCTTGATTTTGGTTGAGACGGCGGTGGCGGGTAATGTAAATCTGCGGGTAAGGCTCTGACCACGTAATGCACAAATAGGGGTATTTTTTATCCTCTTTGAGGAGAACATTGTAGGGCGGCTGATAGGTTTTAATGAGATTGTCTTCCAGGGCTAGAGCTTCGCTTTCGTTATCAGTGACGATAAACTCGATCTCGCAAACCTGAACTACCATGCGCTGAATACGAGGAGACAGGTCGCCGGTAAAGCGAAAATAGGATCGCACGCGAGATCGCAACTTTTTGGATTTGCCCACATAGAGAATCTGGTCGGTGGCATCCCGCATCAAATAGACACCAGGTTCGGCAGGAATCTCCTTAAGGCGGCTTTCTAGAACCTCAGGGTTTTGAATCAGAGGGACAGTCATACAGCTTCGCTCCAACAGGCAAAGCCAGGGATCCCAAGGCTTTCATTCAGTGATGACCAAGTCACTCCCATCTTAAAATCATCCCATCGCCCAGTTGGCTGCAGTTCATTTTCTGGCCGGCTAAGTGTAGCTATCACTCGACTGAAAAACCTCCCAAGCGTTTCGCAACGCTGCCGGGCCGCAGCCCTGCCGCCCCTAAGCCCGTTTCCTTCGGGGGAGGAGATGTGACAGACGGTTTCGCGACAGCTTGCAACGCTCCCACCGGGCACTTCCCCCTGGAGAAGGGGGAGAGGTTTTCTGTCAAGTTGTTAGAACTTGTTTGCCAAGGTCGCCTATTGAATGACTTGGCTCATGTAGTTTCTCCAAGTTTGGGCGGCGATGCTGCTGCTGCCGCGGGTGGGGCTGGCGTCGTCGTTGCCCAGCCAAATGCCGGTTACCAGAGGCGGATTGGGCGTGTAGCCGACAAAGAGCAGATCCCTGTTGGCGGTGGTGGTGCCCGTTTTGCCGGCCTCCCCGATCCCAAGGCGGGCGGCGGTGCCGGTGCCGGAGCGGATCACCCCTTGCAATACGGCGGTCATCTGCTGGGCGACGCTCTCCGACAAAACCAGCCGCTGCGAGCGGGGATCCTCGCGACCGGGGTAGATCTCGCGGCAGGTGCGAAAGTCGTCGGGGTTGGCGCAATCGCTGCTATCCAGGATGCGGCGGATGGTGTGGGGCCTAGACCAAAGGCCGCGATTGGCCAAAGGGGCAAAGGCCGCGGTCAGCTCCAGCAGGTTCACCTCCATCGTGCCGAGAACCAGGGAAGGATAGGGCTGTAAGGGGGATTGGATGCCCATTTGCCGCGCCATGGCCACCACCCGCTCCAGCCCTACCTGTTGGGCCAGCCGCAGGGCGATCACGTTTTCGGAGAGGATCAGGCCGCGGGCCAAGTCCATGGGGGCACTTCCCGAGCGGCAGCCCTGAAAGGTGAGGTTGCCCCAAGTAAGCGGCTCACAGGAGAGCACCTGCGACAGCGGGATCCCCTGGCTGAGGGCAGCGGCATAGGCGAAGACTTTGAAGGTGGATCCGGGCTGCCGTTGGGCTTGGGTGGCACGGTTAAAGGGGCTGGCGGTGTAGTCGATCCCGCCCACGAGAGCTAGGATCTCGCCGTTGCGGCTGTCGAGGCTGACCAAGGCGCCTTGGTTGAAGCCCAGGCGGGATCCCACCTCGCGCACCGTTTGGGCCAGGGCCTGCTCCGCCAGCCGCTGGTAGGGCAAATGCAGCGTCGTCTCGATGACGAAGTTGCCCTCTGCCGAGAGATCTTGCCCCAAAAGCTGCCGCAGCTCCTGGAAGACGGTGCTGTAGAAGTAGGGGGCAACTGTCGAGGTCTGGGAGCGCAGGTTGGGGTTGAGGGTGAGGCGGCTGCGCCGGGCCCGCCGAATCTCCTCTTCCGGGAAAACTTTGAGCTCGCTGAGGCGATCCAACACCCGATCCCGGCCCCGCACGGCGGCCTCGTAGTTGGCGACGGGGTTGAAGGCGTTGGGGGCGGGCAGAATGGCGGCCAGGGTGGCGGCTTCGGAAAGGCTGAGCTGGCGGCTGGGGATCCCGAAGTAGAACTGGGCGGCGGTCTCAAAGCCGTAGAGGCCGTTGCCCAGGTAGACGTTGTTGAGGTAGAGGGTGAGGATTTCGTCTTTGCTGTAGCGCCGTTCCAGCTTGAGGGCGGCGACGGCCTCCCGCAGCTTGCGGCCAAAGGTGTTGCCTGAGCCGGTGTAGTCGCGCAAGACGGTGCGAGCCAGTTGTTGGCTGATGGAGCTGCCCCCCTGCTGCACCTCCCCGGAGCGCAGGTTGACCCAAAAGGCGCGGGCAATGCCCAGCAGATCGACCCCGAAGTGGGAGTAGAAGCGGTGATCTTCGGCGGCCACCACCACTTTGGGCAGAATCGGGCCAAAGGCTTCCAGGTTGGGCAGCTCCCGGTAGAGATCCCCCTGGTGGCGGCGCAGCTCGGTTTGCCGATCCCCGGCCAGGACGATCAGGGGGTTGCGATCGGCGGCCAGCGGCGGTTCTACTGAGAACTTGCTCCACTCATGGCCGATCCAAAGCCTCGCCCCCAGCCCCAAGAGCGCCATCAGGATCAGGCAGCCGCGCACCCCGTACACCTGCGGCGGCGGTGGATCCAACACCTGAATAACCACGCTCTCCGGATCCCGGGGCGGGCCAAGGCTGAGTCGCTGGCCGTGGCGCAGGATCACCCGCCGCACCCGCTCGGCGCCGCCAAAGGGCTTGAGGCGAAAGACGCCGTTGGTGGAGTCTTGATCTTCCAGTTGGTAGCGACCAGCGTTCCACCCCAGCCAGTAGAGGAGGGGATGCAGAGGGATCCGCCACCCCAAGCCAGGCAGACGCCAGCCCGGACGCGGGCGAATGCGGGCGTGCAGATGGCTCACCGCAGGGGCGGGGATGCGGATGGTGGCCACCGTCTGGCTGCGACCAAGAATGTCGGATCCCTGCAGGACAAACACCTGGGGAGGCTCTCCTGGGCAGGTGATCTGCAGGCGCACCGGGCGTTTGGGGGGAGGGGGCTCGGCAGGCTTGAGGAGGGCCGTAGGCCCGACCGGAAAGGGCCTCGCCAGGGTCTTGAAGAAGCGAGCGACGGTGCCCCGTAGGGAATTCTTGTCTTCAGAAGCAGACATGGCTCAATCTCCCCGCAATTCGCGCGCGCGGCGCAGCAGCTCCTGCAGGGTCTGGCCGGGACGAGGGCCGGCGGCGGCTGGAGTGGCTCTGGGGGCTGGGCGGGGCTGGGCAACGGGGACGGTGGGCGGGGGATCCCAAACGGCCATGTAGAGGTGGCCCTGGGGGGTGCGCTCGACCACGCCAGACCAGGGGCCGACGCGGAACTGGACGCGCTCAGAACGGTTTTCCCGCACCGCCTGCAGTTCTCGCTGCAACTGGGGGGGCAAGGGGGCCTGCAGCATGTCTTCCAGCAGCCCTTCCGCCTGCGGGGCGGGCACGTCGTCGGCGACGGTGGCCTCGATTTGTTGCAGCGCCAGGCTGGATTCGTCGTAGGTGAGGCTCAAGTTCATGCTGCCCAAGCGGTACAGGTCGTAGACGGTGTTGGGCCGAGCGCCTCGCCCCTGCTGGCTGGGGGATCCCAGGGCGGCCCGCACCACCTCACGGGAAGTCTGGAGAGGGAAGGCGCGCAACACCGGCCCGCTGTAGGGTTCTAGCTCCGGTGCCGGATCCCGACGGGTTGCGCCCTCGTCCTGCCCAGCACTGCTGCCAAGGATATCCGGAACGAGAACTTCAGGGGCCGTATCGGGCTGCGCCTCCGCTCCTGGGCGCTCATCCTCTAACTCCGTGGCAGCTGGCGAGGGGCGAGAGCCGGAGAGCACCGGAGCCGCAGGGCGCTGCAGCAACCGTCCCAACCCCCAACTCACCAAGGCCAAGCCCAGCAAACTGCCCCCCAAGAAGGGGATCAGGCGGGCCCAGAGCAGGGATCCCCTGTTCTCGCTGGCCATTGTCGGGGGCGCAAGCCGCAGCGTGCCGGCCGTGGCCAGGGGGGGCGCCGAGGGAAAAAGCGGGCCAGAGGGGATCGCTGGAAATTGAAGGGCAACAGCCTGGGAAGCTCCTCTGGGGGATCCCTGCGCTCTGGCTTGGATGCGCTCCAGCTCCGCCAACACATTGGCCACCGTGGGCGGACGGGCGGCCGGATCTTTGGCCAAACAACTGAGGATCAGATCCGACAAACCGGCGGGCAGCGCCAACGGCAGTCCCAGCTCTTCCAAAGGCAGGGGACGCTGCTTGTGGTGGGCCTGGTACCAGCCCGGGAAAGATTCGGTGGTAGGCTGGAGGGGCATCTGGCCGGACACCATCTGGTAGAGCATGATCCCGAAGCTGTAGATGTCGGAGCGGGCATCCAGCGGCAACCCTTCCAGTTGCTCCGGGGAGGAGTAGGCCAGCGTCCCCAGGTAGGCGTGGGTAAGGCTGAGCGACTCGCGGGTGTTGAGCAGCTTGGCAATGCCAAAGTCCACCAGCTTCGCCAGCTCCCCCA
This window harbors:
- a CDS encoding response regulator transcription factor is translated as MSSPVRVLIADDHPLFRLGLKFALQAQGFEVVAEAETGSQAVEYCRRCPVEVALLDVRMPDGDGILACQQIVELGLPVVVVMMTTFQEPGLIEAARRAGAKGYLSKETDPAELARVIRQILSNPERDWLPARQELPKLTPRELCVLQLMKEGLANKQIARRLGLSIETVKEYASAAYRKLDASDRVTALLKAQQLGIL
- a CDS encoding pentapeptide repeat-containing protein → MAWSQCWVGLLGGVVGIAALPVFAQLELDAQLGRSQVVAPSKDCPACDLTGAELPGVDLSGANLKEAILRQANLQAADLSQAILNLADLRGANLRGSDQGGAFLWEADLSQTNLQQTNLTGANLQVANLSGADLRGAVLVGADLTGANLRQADLRGADLRGAFLEAADLTGALYNAQTQLDPTLNPGARGMVFVKN
- a CDS encoding DNA-formamidopyrimidine glycosylase, producing MPELPEVETVRRDLQRLTLGLCILSVEVLLPRTVAYPGKDEFAQGLAGSCLTQWQRRGKYLLGSLDSGAVLGVHLRMTGQLLWVQGSAPLPIHTRVRLHLEQGWELRFVDLRTFGQMWLVPAGVEPETVIPALQSLGPEPLSPAFSEAYFQAALQKSRRPIKAALLDQSLVAGVGNIYADEALFLSGIHPSTPAAQLSDAAKSRLRESLIQVLRAGLEQRGTTLRDYRDLRGLNGNYQGQAWVYGREGDPCRLCGTPIQRSKLSGRSAHFCPRCQPPPGRVET
- a CDS encoding photosystem I reaction center subunit IV, which produces MAIQRGAKVRVLRKESYWYRDVGTVAAVDTSGILYPVIVRFDKINYYNINTNNFREDELEVVEEPKPKAKASS
- a CDS encoding chlorophyll a/b-binding protein, with the translated sequence MSNPNLSEPKFGFNEYAERLNGRAAMIGFVLAIVIEAVTGQGVASWLGLI
- a CDS encoding NAD+ synthase; amino-acid sequence: MKVALLQLNYTVGDLSGNAERIRAAVEAVAAAGAELAITSELALLGYPPRDLLLYPALIERVGQVLQQLAARLRESIPVVVGSVQPNPLPEGRPLYNAAAWLEGGQIRHWFQKSLLPTYDVFDEDRYFEPGSPPQPIEYRSRRVGFTICEDIWNDRDFWQHRRYHRDPVEEMARCGADVLINLSASPFSLGKQKLRVQMLGSLARKHALPILYVNQVGGNDDLIFDGASCALDCRGRVVAQAAAFQPDCLMVDVEALVHPPEEGPEVQGSRWPAEPEAELYEALVLGTRDYVSKCGFREVLLGLSGGIDSAVTAVIAADALGPERVLGVLMPSPYSSPGSLTDAYQLAQNLGIPTLKLPIQSIMESYQHLLAEPFAGLPPDITEENLQSRIRGTLLMALSNKFGRLLLTTGNKSELAVGYCTIYGDMSGGLAVISDVPKTWVYRLARWINRHQERIPLPILTKPPSAELRPGQKDSDSLPPYDLLDAILQRHIEQHQSAGELVAQGFEPDTVQQVLHLVQSAEFKRHQAPPGLRVTDRAFGTGWRMPIAKRQEGIS